The proteins below come from a single Parageobacillus toebii NBRC 107807 genomic window:
- the pckA gene encoding phosphoenolpyruvate carboxykinase (ATP), whose product MGVANMTSKLTTLLQQPNVFHNLSVAQLVEKVLQRNEGRLTATGAVAVTTGKYTGRSPKDKYIVEEASTKSKIDWGTTNQPISEEVFENLYNKVIDYLMKKDEIFVFKGFAGADPKYRLPIQVINEFAWQNLFAHQLFIRPTAEELQTHKAEFTVICAPNFKADPAVDGTRSETFIIISFERRIVLIGGTEYAGEMKKSIFTVMNYLLPEQGILSMHCSANVGKEGDVALFFGLSGTGKTTLSADPNRRLIGDDEHGWSNRGIFNIEGGCYAKCINLSREKEPQIFDAIGFGAVLENVIIDEHTRLPNYDDATLTENTRAAYPIQAISNIVDPSIAGHPSTIIFLTADAFGVLPPISKLTREQAMYHFLSGYTSKLAGTERGITSPQATFSTCFGAPFLPLPAVQYAEMLGKKIVEHNVRVFLVNTGWTGGEYGVGSRIKLAYTRAMVQAAVEGELDNVETVKDPIFGLEIPIHIPGVPDEVLQPKNTWADKQAYEQKAKELAAKFRENFQKFKHIAPEIEALGGPIV is encoded by the coding sequence ATCGGTAGCACAGCTTGTAGAAAAAGTGTTGCAACGAAATGAAGGTCGGTTGACAGCTACCGGAGCAGTTGCGGTAACGACAGGAAAATATACAGGTCGCTCTCCAAAAGATAAATACATTGTAGAAGAAGCTTCGACGAAATCAAAAATCGATTGGGGGACGACGAACCAGCCGATTTCTGAAGAAGTTTTCGAAAACTTATACAATAAGGTAATTGACTATTTAATGAAAAAAGATGAAATATTTGTTTTTAAAGGATTTGCCGGCGCTGATCCCAAATACCGCTTACCTATTCAAGTCATTAATGAATTTGCGTGGCAAAATTTATTTGCACATCAACTATTTATTCGCCCAACAGCGGAAGAACTGCAAACACACAAAGCGGAATTCACCGTTATTTGCGCACCAAACTTTAAAGCAGATCCTGCTGTTGATGGAACAAGATCGGAAACATTTATCATTATTTCTTTTGAACGGCGGATCGTGCTAATCGGTGGCACAGAATATGCTGGCGAAATGAAAAAATCGATTTTCACTGTGATGAATTATCTGCTCCCAGAACAAGGAATTTTATCGATGCATTGTTCGGCAAACGTCGGTAAAGAAGGGGATGTCGCATTATTCTTTGGTCTATCCGGCACGGGAAAAACGACGCTTTCCGCCGATCCAAACCGCCGTCTTATTGGTGATGACGAACACGGCTGGTCCAACCGCGGCATCTTTAATATCGAAGGCGGTTGCTATGCAAAATGCATCAATTTATCACGGGAAAAAGAACCGCAAATTTTTGATGCGATCGGATTCGGTGCGGTGCTCGAAAACGTTATTATCGATGAGCATACAAGACTGCCTAATTATGATGACGCTACGTTAACGGAAAATACCCGCGCTGCTTACCCTATTCAAGCGATTAGCAATATCGTTGATCCGAGCATCGCTGGTCATCCGTCGACGATTATTTTCTTAACGGCAGACGCATTCGGAGTATTGCCGCCGATTAGCAAGCTAACGCGCGAACAAGCGATGTATCATTTCTTAAGCGGCTATACGAGCAAGCTGGCGGGTACAGAACGCGGCATCACTTCTCCGCAAGCGACATTCTCTACTTGCTTTGGAGCTCCGTTTTTACCGCTTCCAGCTGTGCAATATGCGGAAATGCTCGGTAAAAAAATCGTTGAACATAACGTGCGAGTGTTCCTCGTTAACACAGGATGGACAGGTGGAGAATACGGAGTCGGCAGCCGCATAAAGCTTGCCTATACCCGTGCAATGGTGCAAGCAGCTGTCGAAGGAGAACTCGACAATGTCGAAACAGTGAAGGACCCTATTTTCGGTTTAGAAATTCCGATTCATATTCCTGGTGTACCAGATGAAGTGCTGCAGCCAAAAAATACATGGGCCGATAAGCAAGCATATGAACAAAAAGCAAAAGAACTTGCCGCAAAATTCCGGGAAAACTTTCAAAAGTTTAAACATATCGCTCCGGAAATCGAAGCGCTGGGCGGTCCAATCGTATAA
- a CDS encoding DUF2584 domain-containing protein: MGMPLEFQTLIVTKGKEKRVKDNLFILEKEGYRIYPIDIPLEVRRTLQSEASGQAVVKKLELANNRTIVTYELISLHSIN; this comes from the coding sequence ATGGGCATGCCGCTGGAATTTCAAACACTCATTGTGACAAAAGGCAAGGAAAAGCGAGTGAAAGACAATCTATTTATTCTAGAAAAGGAAGGGTATCGTATTTATCCGATCGATATTCCGCTTGAAGTGAGAAGAACGTTGCAAAGCGAAGCGAGCGGCCAAGCAGTGGTAAAAAAGCTGGAACTTGCCAACAATCGGACGATTGTAACGTATGAGCTGATTTCGTTGCATTCGATAAACTAA
- a CDS encoding alpha/beta hydrolase family protein: MDGYIVDQYRFPSPNPHVDVFLVTYLCQGLKIKGFLAQPKTPGIYDGFLYLRGGIKNVGQVRLSRITQFASYGFVVMAPFYRGNQGGEGNEDFVGEDRYDALASFRLLQQHPWVNTKRIHVFGFSRGGAMALHTAILEPAVCSVVVWGGVSDIALTYWEREDLRRMMKRVIGGTPTKYPERYRWRTPLYEIEKIQAPVLIIHGEKDRNVSIEHAYRLEKRLKEANKQVTAWYFPNFTHYFPPKDNRETVRRLTEWMKRQPNV; the protein is encoded by the coding sequence ATGGACGGATATATCGTGGATCAATATAGATTTCCTTCCCCCAACCCGCATGTGGATGTATTTCTCGTCACGTATTTATGTCAAGGGCTGAAAATTAAAGGTTTTTTGGCCCAGCCGAAAACACCTGGAATATACGATGGTTTTTTATACTTGCGCGGCGGAATTAAAAACGTCGGGCAAGTGCGCCTATCTCGCATTACACAGTTTGCTTCGTACGGATTTGTTGTCATGGCGCCATTTTATCGAGGAAATCAAGGGGGAGAAGGAAATGAAGATTTTGTGGGGGAAGATCGGTATGACGCCCTCGCAAGTTTCCGCCTTTTGCAGCAGCATCCCTGGGTGAATACAAAACGCATTCACGTATTTGGCTTTTCTCGCGGCGGAGCGATGGCGCTTCATACAGCGATTTTGGAGCCTGCGGTTTGTTCTGTCGTTGTCTGGGGCGGAGTATCTGATATTGCATTGACATATTGGGAGCGAGAAGATTTGCGGAGAATGATGAAACGGGTAATAGGCGGAACGCCAACGAAATATCCAGAGCGCTACCGGTGGCGAACCCCATTGTATGAGATCGAAAAGATTCAAGCCCCTGTGTTAATCATTCATGGGGAGAAAGATCGAAACGTTTCGATTGAACACGCGTATCGCCTTGAAAAAAGACTAAAAGAGGCAAATAAACAAGTGACGGCATGGTATTTTCCAAACTTTACTCATTACTTTCCACCGAAAGATAACCGCGAAACAGTTCGTCGGTTAACGGAATGGATGAAACGACAACCAAATGTATGA
- a CDS encoding ABC transporter substrate-binding protein produces the protein MKKIAMISLFLFLLIIPLAACNKQTKEEIKTVRVAEVTRSIFYAPQYVALSKGFFKNEGLKVELTTTWGGDKTMTTLLSGGADIALVGSETSIYVYSQGTNDPVINFAQLTQTDGTFLVSRNKIENFTWDQLKGSTFLGQRKGGMPQMVGEFVLKKHGIDPHKDLKLIQNVDFANIANAFASGTGDFVQLFEPTASIFEQEGKGYIVASFGTESGHVPYTTFMAKQSFIKNNKDTIEKFTRALYKAEQWVETHSAAEVAKAIQPYFKDTDIQIIEKVVDRYKSQGTYATNPVLDKEEWNNLQNIMDEAGELPKRIDHETLVDNSFAEKVMSK, from the coding sequence ATGAAAAAGATCGCTATGATATCGCTTTTTCTCTTCCTTCTTATTATTCCGCTAGCTGCTTGCAACAAGCAAACGAAGGAAGAAATAAAGACAGTACGTGTTGCGGAAGTAACTCGTTCGATTTTCTATGCCCCGCAATATGTTGCCCTATCGAAAGGATTTTTTAAAAACGAAGGATTAAAGGTCGAACTCACCACAACATGGGGCGGCGATAAAACGATGACAACTCTTCTTTCGGGAGGAGCCGATATCGCCCTCGTCGGTTCAGAAACATCCATTTATGTCTACAGCCAAGGAACAAATGATCCAGTCATTAACTTCGCGCAGTTGACGCAAACGGATGGAACTTTTCTTGTCTCCCGCAATAAAATTGAAAACTTTACTTGGGACCAACTTAAAGGTAGCACATTTCTTGGCCAGCGCAAAGGCGGTATGCCGCAAATGGTCGGAGAGTTTGTCTTGAAAAAGCATGGCATCGATCCACATAAAGATTTAAAACTAATTCAAAACGTCGATTTTGCTAATATCGCGAACGCATTTGCCAGCGGTACAGGTGATTTCGTCCAACTATTTGAACCAACAGCAAGCATTTTCGAACAGGAAGGCAAAGGGTATATTGTCGCATCATTTGGCACGGAATCCGGCCACGTCCCGTATACGACTTTTATGGCAAAACAAAGCTTTATTAAAAACAACAAAGATACGATCGAAAAATTCACACGCGCACTTTATAAAGCCGAGCAATGGGTGGAAACACATAGCGCAGCAGAAGTGGCAAAAGCAATTCAGCCTTACTTTAAAGATACGGATATTCAAATTATCGAAAAAGTCGTCGATCGTTATAAAAGCCAAGGGACATATGCGACAAATCCGGTTCTTGACAAAGAAGAATGGAATAATTTGCAAAACATTATGGACGAAGCGGGTGAATTGCCAAAACGCATCGATCATGAAACACTTGTCGACAATTCATTCGCGGAAAAAGTGATGTCCAAATAA
- a CDS encoding ABC transporter ATP-binding protein: MSFLAVDRVSHTYFTEKTAVIALENISFTVEKGEFVSFLGPSGCGKTTLLSIIAALIQPTEGAVFVEGKELDRAHPTAGYMLQQDYLFPWKTIEENILLGLKIMGTLTEETKKRALDLLAYIGLKGVETHYPNQLSGGMRQRVALVRTLATDPKMLLLDEPFSALDHQTKLKLEELVWQTLKDYGKTALLVTHDISEAIAMSDRIFLFSAKPGRIARIFIVPDELRRLSPFAARQHPQFSSLFQSIWKELDQLETNK; this comes from the coding sequence ATGAGTTTTTTAGCCGTTGACCGCGTTTCCCACACATATTTTACGGAAAAAACAGCCGTTATCGCCCTTGAAAATATATCGTTTACAGTAGAGAAAGGGGAATTTGTCTCCTTTCTCGGCCCTAGCGGCTGTGGCAAAACAACGTTGCTTTCGATTATCGCCGCATTAATCCAGCCGACAGAAGGAGCGGTTTTCGTCGAAGGAAAAGAATTGGACCGCGCTCATCCAACAGCTGGATACATGTTGCAGCAAGACTATTTATTTCCTTGGAAAACGATTGAGGAAAACATTTTGCTTGGCTTAAAAATCATGGGAACATTGACGGAAGAAACAAAAAAACGGGCGCTGGATTTGCTTGCCTACATCGGTTTAAAAGGGGTCGAAACACATTATCCAAATCAGCTCTCAGGCGGTATGCGTCAGCGCGTCGCACTCGTAAGAACTCTTGCGACAGACCCAAAAATGTTACTTTTGGATGAACCGTTTTCCGCTCTCGATCACCAAACGAAATTAAAACTGGAAGAGTTAGTGTGGCAAACACTAAAGGATTACGGAAAAACTGCGCTTCTTGTTACACATGATATCAGTGAAGCGATTGCGATGAGCGACCGTATTTTTCTGTTTTCCGCAAAACCAGGGCGAATCGCGCGCATCTTTATTGTTCCCGATGAATTGCGCCGTTTATCTCCATTTGCGGCACGTCAGCACCCGCAATTTTCCTCGCTATTCCAATCCATTTGGAAGGAGCTTGATCAACTTGAAACAAACAAATGA
- a CDS encoding ABC transporter permease, with product MKQTNEHVRSLHQQYIATLKKEKRFIRFFQFIIFVSFFLLWEAASRYNWVDPLLFSSPSAIWNLFAQKIADHSLITHTLVTLFETVLGFIIGTLAGACLGALLWWFPRLSKTLDPYLVVFNAMPKVALAPILIVALGPGFTSIIAMGVIISVIITTIVVYSAFQEVDANYLKVLKTFGATRYQCFKEAVLPSSFPTIISTLKVNVGLSWVGVITGEFLVSKQGLGYMIIYGFQVFNFTLVLMSLLVIALLSTIMYQAVSIIEKKLMKHR from the coding sequence TTGAAACAAACAAATGAACACGTTCGTTCTCTTCATCAGCAGTACATCGCCACATTGAAAAAAGAAAAGCGGTTCATCCGCTTTTTTCAGTTCATTATCTTTGTCTCCTTTTTCCTGCTATGGGAGGCGGCAAGCAGATATAACTGGGTCGACCCGCTTTTGTTCAGCTCTCCGTCAGCGATTTGGAACTTATTTGCTCAAAAGATTGCGGATCACTCTCTTATTACCCATACGCTCGTCACGTTGTTTGAAACCGTATTAGGATTTATTATCGGCACGTTGGCAGGCGCATGCTTGGGCGCTCTCCTATGGTGGTTTCCGCGCCTATCGAAAACGCTCGATCCATATTTAGTCGTATTTAATGCCATGCCAAAAGTAGCGCTCGCTCCCATTCTCATCGTCGCGCTCGGTCCGGGATTTACTTCGATTATCGCAATGGGAGTCATTATCTCTGTCATCATCACGACGATCGTCGTTTATTCTGCCTTTCAAGAAGTGGATGCCAACTATCTCAAAGTGCTAAAAACATTCGGCGCTACCCGCTACCAATGCTTCAAAGAAGCGGTATTGCCGTCATCGTTTCCTACCATTATTTCTACGTTAAAAGTCAATGTCGGTTTATCGTGGGTCGGAGTCATTACCGGCGAATTTCTTGTCTCGAAACAAGGGCTTGGCTATATGATTATTTACGGGTTCCAAGTTTTTAACTTTACGCTTGTCTTAATGAGCCTGCTTGTCATTGCGCTTTTATCGACCATTATGTATCAAGCTGTCAGCATCATTGAAAAAAAATTAATGAAACATCGCTAG
- the ytkD gene encoding RNA deprotection pyrophosphohydrolase, whose protein sequence is MYTFLDYYGNRVWLSFADHPFSPSPGHVWMVCRYQGQWLLTNHSQRGLEFPGGKVEKGETPEQAAVREVKEETGGIVGSLTYIGQYKVEPSIIKNIYFAEIAAMVKQPSYLETNGPVLFPELPEHIRSDDRFSFIMKDDVLRLVLEEIKRRSL, encoded by the coding sequence ATGTATACGTTTTTGGATTACTACGGGAATCGTGTTTGGTTATCGTTTGCTGATCATCCATTTTCCCCATCCCCCGGCCATGTGTGGATGGTCTGCCGCTATCAAGGGCAATGGTTGTTGACGAATCATTCACAGCGAGGATTAGAGTTCCCAGGCGGGAAAGTGGAAAAGGGAGAAACGCCGGAACAAGCTGCGGTTCGTGAAGTGAAAGAAGAAACGGGGGGAATTGTCGGTTCGTTAACGTATATTGGCCAATATAAAGTAGAACCGTCCATCATAAAAAATATATACTTTGCGGAAATTGCAGCGATGGTTAAGCAGCCTTCTTATTTAGAAACAAACGGTCCGGTGTTGTTTCCGGAGTTGCCGGAACATATTCGGTCGGACGATCGGTTCAGCTTTATTATGAAAGATGATGTGCTGCGCTTAGTGTTAGAAGAAATAAAGAGACGTTCTTTATAA
- a CDS encoding phage holin family protein: MQKYASMFGISLVGSFVSFLIGSMDSLVMILLCFVIADYVTGLIASAIEGRLSSQVGFRGIVRKLLIFVLVAVSHLLEIAIGWNNHFIRDAIIFFYITNEFISIVENAGRAGVPIPSFLRKAIELFKDEIN, from the coding sequence ATGCAAAAGTATGCGTCGATGTTTGGCATTTCGTTAGTTGGGTCGTTCGTTTCATTTCTAATTGGAAGCATGGACTCATTGGTAATGATTTTACTTTGTTTTGTGATAGCAGACTATGTAACAGGACTGATCGCTAGCGCTATTGAAGGAAGATTGTCAAGTCAAGTCGGATTTCGCGGCATTGTCCGTAAGCTGCTTATTTTTGTTTTAGTGGCTGTTTCCCATTTATTAGAGATCGCGATTGGCTGGAACAATCATTTTATTCGTGATGCGATTATCTTTTTTTATATCACAAATGAATTCATCTCCATTGTTGAAAATGCAGGAAGAGCAGGTGTTCCGATTCCATCCTTTTTAAGGAAAGCGATCGAACTTTTTAAAGACGAGATAAACTAA
- a CDS encoding Dps family protein codes for MSKQLTDIVNKQIANWSVLYIKLHNYHWYVKGPQFFTLHEKFEQLYNEAALHIDELAERLLALGGAPVATMKECLEQSSVKEATGQETAEQMVATIVSDFETMIGELKEGMQVAEEVGDETTGDMLLGIHQSLEKHVWMLKSFLDR; via the coding sequence ATGTCCAAACAATTAACAGACATTGTAAACAAGCAAATTGCCAACTGGAGTGTCCTTTACATTAAGCTCCATAATTATCATTGGTATGTCAAAGGTCCGCAATTTTTTACGCTTCATGAGAAATTTGAACAATTGTACAATGAGGCAGCGTTACATATTGACGAGTTGGCGGAACGTCTTCTCGCGCTTGGCGGAGCGCCGGTCGCTACGATGAAAGAATGTCTTGAACAATCATCCGTAAAAGAAGCGACTGGGCAAGAAACAGCGGAACAAATGGTCGCAACCATTGTGAGCGATTTTGAAACAATGATCGGAGAATTAAAAGAAGGAATGCAAGTTGCCGAGGAAGTCGGAGATGAAACAACAGGCGATATGTTGCTTGGGATTCATCAAAGCTTAGAAAAACATGTATGGATGTTAAAATCGTTTCTTGACCGATAA
- the ytzI gene encoding YtzI protein: MYLTLVASLIIAALILALTLIATSKAYKYKHTIDPPSEKDHSQNE; encoded by the coding sequence ATGTATTTGACTTTAGTGGCATCACTGATCATTGCTGCGCTCATTCTTGCTTTAACCTTGATTGCTACATCAAAAGCATATAAGTACAAACACACAATCGACCCGCCTTCTGAAAAGGATCATTCGCAAAATGAATAA
- a CDS encoding S-ribosylhomocysteine lyase: MPSVESFELDHCAVKAPYVRHCGVHKVGSDGVVNKFDIRFCQPNKQAMKPDAIHTLEHLLAYTIRKHAEKYDHFDIIDISPMGCQTGFYLVVSGSPTVDEIIDLLEETMKDALNATEVPAATERQCGQAKLHDLEGAKRLMRFWLEHDKEELKKVFG, encoded by the coding sequence ATGCCTTCAGTAGAAAGCTTTGAATTGGACCACTGCGCTGTGAAAGCGCCGTATGTGAGACATTGTGGTGTTCATAAAGTCGGAAGCGATGGAGTTGTGAATAAATTCGATATTCGTTTTTGCCAGCCGAACAAACAGGCGATGAAGCCAGATGCGATTCATACGCTGGAACATTTATTAGCTTACACCATTCGTAAACATGCGGAAAAGTATGATCACTTTGATATTATTGATATTTCGCCGATGGGCTGCCAAACAGGATTTTATCTTGTTGTGAGCGGATCGCCGACAGTGGATGAAATCATTGATTTGCTTGAGGAAACGATGAAAGATGCGCTAAACGCGACTGAAGTCCCAGCAGCGACAGAGCGGCAATGCGGGCAAGCGAAGCTGCACGACCTCGAAGGGGCAAAGCGGCTCATGCGTTTCTGGCTAGAGCATGATAAAGAGGAGTTAAAGAAAGTATTTGGATAA
- the yidD gene encoding membrane protein insertion efficiency factor YidD: protein MVKKLLISFIRFYQIFISPLKPPTCRFYPTCSHYGLEAVKRFGAIKGGWLTIKRILKCHPFHPGGFDPVPEKQENGKS from the coding sequence GTGGTGAAAAAATTATTGATTTCCTTCATCCGTTTTTACCAAATTTTCATTTCTCCGTTAAAGCCGCCGACATGCCGGTTTTATCCAACCTGCTCGCACTATGGTCTAGAAGCGGTGAAACGGTTTGGCGCCATTAAAGGCGGATGGCTGACAATAAAGCGAATTTTAAAGTGCCACCCGTTTCATCCCGGTGGATTCGACCCCGTTCCCGAGAAGCAGGAAAACGGCAAATCGTAA